One window of Paenibacillus sp. FSL K6-3182 genomic DNA carries:
- a CDS encoding 2,3-diketo-5-methylthiopentyl-1-phosphate enolase: protein MIGVCIATYRSYDDRADFNKKAFSIAVGLTVGSWTELPEAQKANMEKHLGKVLSVTVHEPENAEPGERYADIRIAYPDINFSRDLPALLVTVFGKLSMDGKIKLMDLDVSEDFASAFPGPKFGLNGVRDLLGVHDRPLLMSIFKSVVGYDLANLQDQFYKQALGGVDLIKDDEILFENPLTPLEKRVEACMDAARRAEAETGQKLLYAVNLTGPTSALAANARKAINAGANALLFNVLAYGYDVLHELSSDKSINIPIAAHPAMAGAMYPSPHYGISASLLLGKLMRLAGADLVLFPSPYGSVVMPKEENLAVKEALLAPLHGLKTSFPVPSAGIHPGLVPLILKDFGTDVVVNAGGGIHGHAMGTAAGGQAFRQAITATLNGVPLRNAAEQPGNEALLAAIEAWGIKE, encoded by the coding sequence ATGATTGGAGTTTGTATTGCAACGTATCGTTCTTATGATGATCGAGCGGATTTCAATAAAAAGGCTTTTTCGATTGCTGTTGGCTTAACCGTCGGCAGCTGGACTGAGCTTCCTGAAGCGCAAAAGGCGAATATGGAAAAGCATCTTGGAAAAGTATTGTCCGTTACTGTCCATGAGCCAGAAAATGCAGAGCCCGGTGAACGCTATGCCGACATTCGAATTGCTTACCCAGACATCAACTTCAGCCGAGACCTCCCTGCTTTGCTAGTAACTGTATTCGGCAAGCTGTCCATGGACGGCAAAATCAAGCTTATGGATCTCGACGTTTCCGAAGATTTTGCATCTGCTTTCCCTGGTCCTAAGTTTGGACTAAACGGTGTTCGCGATTTGCTTGGCGTTCATGATCGTCCGCTGCTAATGAGTATTTTCAAATCGGTTGTCGGATATGATCTAGCCAATCTTCAAGATCAGTTCTATAAGCAAGCGCTTGGCGGTGTAGACTTAATCAAGGATGATGAAATCCTATTTGAGAATCCACTTACCCCTCTTGAGAAACGTGTCGAAGCTTGTATGGATGCAGCGCGTCGCGCTGAAGCAGAGACCGGCCAAAAGCTGCTTTATGCCGTTAACTTGACAGGGCCTACCTCAGCTCTTGCTGCGAATGCTCGAAAAGCGATTAACGCAGGCGCCAACGCACTTCTATTTAACGTTCTTGCTTATGGCTATGATGTGCTTCATGAGCTTAGCAGTGACAAATCCATTAATATCCCTATAGCAGCTCACCCTGCAATGGCTGGAGCGATGTACCCATCGCCTCATTATGGCATTAGCGCTTCTCTTCTTCTTGGGAAGTTAATGCGTCTTGCTGGTGCCGATCTTGTGCTCTTCCCTTCACCTTACGGCTCGGTTGTTATGCCAAAAGAAGAGAATTTAGCGGTTAAGGAAGCTTTGCTTGCGCCGCTTCACGGGCTGAAAACGAGCTTCCCTGTACCATCGGCGGGCATTCATCCTGGACTGGTGCCTCTGATTCTAAAAGATTTCGGTACCGACGTGGTTGTAAACGCTGGCGGGGGTATTCATGGTCATGCCATGGGAACTGCAGCTGGCGGACAAGCATTCCGTCAAGCGATTACTGCTACACTAAATGGAGTTCCTCTTCGCAATGCCGCTGAGCAACCGGGCAATGAAGCGCTATTGGCAGCAATTGAAGCATGGGGGATCAAAGAATAA
- a CDS encoding 2-hydroxy-3-keto-5-methylthiopentenyl-1-phosphate phosphatase: MNTTKKRIVFCDFDGTITVNDNIIAIIKHFNPAGWENIAERTIAQEISIMDGVGQMFRLLPASMQKEVIDFSISNVRIREGFAEFLNYCKEQQIDFFVTSGGIDFFVYPILEAFDIPKDHIYCNGSDFSGEQIEILWPNPCDAHCTNNCGMCKTTIMRRFPEEQFERIIIGDSVTDFEGAKLADIVYSRSHLTVKCKELGLPHHEYETFHDIINTMNAERKSTK; encoded by the coding sequence ATGAATACAACTAAGAAACGCATCGTGTTTTGTGATTTTGATGGAACGATTACCGTTAATGACAACATTATCGCAATTATTAAACATTTTAATCCAGCAGGCTGGGAAAACATTGCAGAGCGAACGATTGCGCAAGAGATTTCAATTATGGATGGCGTTGGACAAATGTTCCGCCTCCTTCCTGCTTCTATGCAGAAAGAAGTTATCGATTTCAGTATTTCCAATGTACGCATTCGCGAAGGCTTCGCTGAATTTCTAAACTATTGCAAAGAGCAGCAGATTGATTTTTTTGTAACTAGCGGCGGCATTGATTTTTTTGTTTATCCTATTCTTGAAGCTTTCGACATACCAAAAGATCATATTTATTGCAACGGCAGTGATTTCAGCGGTGAGCAAATTGAGATTTTGTGGCCAAATCCGTGTGATGCTCATTGCACCAACAACTGCGGCATGTGTAAAACAACCATTATGCGTCGCTTCCCTGAAGAGCAATTCGAACGCATCATTATTGGCGACAGCGTAACCGACTTTGAAGGCGCTAAGCTTGCTGATATCGTCTATTCCCGCTCCCACCTTACGGTGAAATGCAAGGAGCTCGGACTGCCGCATCACGAATACGAAACATTCCACGATATTATCAACACTATGAATGCTGAAAGGAAGTCAACAAAATGA
- the mtnB gene encoding methylthioribulose 1-phosphate dehydratase has product MSFEQIALEDKQRALSELRDVKELFASRGWFPGTSGNLSIRVGDYNPDEFQFAITASGKDKTIHTPEDYLFVDQDGKPCETTRLKPSAETLIHCEIYKLTGAGAIFHVHTVFNSVISEYFWDRKSVPVDGVELIKGFNIWDEEAHIDIPIVSNFAHIPSIVPEITERIVKSIPGIVLRKHGIYAWGANAFEAKRHLEAFEFIFEYVYRLELLQRGKA; this is encoded by the coding sequence ATGAGTTTTGAGCAAATTGCTTTAGAAGACAAACAACGCGCTTTATCTGAACTTCGCGACGTTAAGGAGCTGTTCGCTTCACGCGGCTGGTTTCCTGGCACAAGTGGCAATTTATCGATCCGTGTAGGCGATTATAACCCCGATGAATTTCAATTTGCTATTACGGCAAGTGGTAAGGACAAAACGATTCATACACCAGAGGATTATTTGTTTGTTGATCAAGATGGGAAGCCATGCGAAACAACACGCTTAAAGCCATCCGCTGAAACACTGATCCATTGTGAAATTTACAAATTAACTGGGGCTGGCGCTATTTTCCACGTGCATACCGTATTTAACAGCGTAATCTCAGAGTATTTCTGGGATCGCAAGTCTGTGCCGGTAGATGGCGTTGAGCTGATCAAAGGGTTTAACATTTGGGACGAGGAAGCACACATTGATATTCCAATCGTTTCGAACTTTGCACATATCCCTTCTATCGTACCGGAAATAACGGAGCGTATCGTGAAAAGCATACCTGGCATCGTGCTGCGCAAGCATGGCATTTACGCTTGGGGAGCAAACGCATTTGAGGCAAAACGCCACCTTGAAGCATTTGAATTTATTTTTGAATACGTATATCGTTTGGAATTGCTGCAGCGTGGTAAAGCTTAA
- a CDS encoding helix-turn-helix domain-containing protein — protein MIAASFILGVSYIVGCMFLEKNEVPNKEQSDITISVEKPLLTIEEAANYLHLSENEIKQIIHTEQIQLTTAGSFSGVMFPYIKVGEKFYISKNELMVWINETSRERREYAAGSVIQ, from the coding sequence ATGATAGCAGCAAGCTTTATTCTAGGTGTATCTTATATAGTGGGTTGTATGTTTTTGGAGAAAAACGAAGTGCCTAATAAAGAACAGTCCGACATCACAATAAGCGTGGAAAAACCTTTGCTAACGATAGAAGAGGCAGCAAATTATTTGCATTTATCGGAAAATGAAATTAAACAAATCATTCATACTGAGCAAATTCAGCTGACTACAGCAGGGTCCTTTTCTGGCGTTATGTTCCCCTACATAAAAGTTGGTGAGAAATTTTATATTAGCAAAAATGAGTTAATGGTTTGGATTAATGAAACGTCGAGAGAAAGGCGGGAGTATGCTGCAGGATCAGTTATCCAATAA
- a CDS encoding Type 1 glutamine amidotransferase-like domain-containing protein — translation MSDKHLFMFGGGAPFNESLAKKFGALASKGLSKVVILFIEQEGWQEYMTKYTDQIGFHDVDQFVYFALDASPSSDLLEQLQSATGVIISGGDTELYRDYIVETKLGTIIKALYTEGVPVAGFSAGALISPNVCVIPPIDNRANEHLFLKGLGLINHCVISAHFSKWDEEKNLLAALSKTNLSTGYGIDDASGIYFKNERISETAGQIYFYC, via the coding sequence ATGTCAGATAAACATTTATTTATGTTTGGCGGTGGAGCACCGTTCAATGAAAGCTTAGCAAAAAAATTTGGAGCTCTGGCATCAAAAGGGTTAAGCAAAGTTGTAATCTTATTTATTGAGCAAGAGGGTTGGCAAGAATACATGACGAAATATACCGATCAAATAGGTTTTCATGATGTTGATCAGTTTGTATATTTCGCCTTGGATGCATCACCTTCAAGCGATTTATTAGAACAGCTTCAATCAGCTACAGGAGTGATTATAAGCGGCGGTGATACTGAGCTTTATCGAGATTATATCGTGGAAACAAAGCTCGGCACAATAATAAAAGCATTATACACAGAAGGCGTGCCAGTTGCAGGTTTTTCGGCTGGCGCCTTAATTAGTCCTAATGTATGTGTAATTCCACCCATCGACAACAGAGCGAATGAACACCTTTTTCTCAAAGGTCTTGGATTAATAAATCATTGCGTCATTAGTGCGCATTTCTCAAAATGGGATGAAGAAAAGAACTTATTGGCTGCACTCTCCAAAACCAACTTGTCAACGGGTTATGGGATAGATGATGCTTCTGGCATTTATTTTAAAAACGAACGGATATCAGAGACGGCGGGGCAGATTTATTTTTATTGTTGA
- a CDS encoding MerR family transcriptional regulator: MHEAAKQLGVTPRTLRFYEEKGLIHPYKAIENKYRDYSIEDIIRLRWIISLRELGLSVSAIQDALNVINEPDAFIRSVDGARALLYEQWITATKALQALDETISAWHRKGAAELTQAELAAEEIKQNRLSRASWSDQWNYDEIAIQHGYKAPIITLSGILSEEQYNMALLRTVEWLDPRFDELGLEIGAGSGNLSSMLAAAGTKLTVVEQSTEMLSIIRERLPAIDAKQGNLLALPLAPSSYSFIGCSFAMHHLNRSQQLLALEEMDRVLINGGRLVITGLMDEDVVDDDKILSEELETKLVIPPNWHLSSVSEHLNWFNKRGYSTVINRLTPYVGLLYAIKP, from the coding sequence GTGCATGAAGCAGCAAAACAACTCGGTGTCACGCCGCGTACACTGCGTTTTTATGAAGAAAAAGGTCTAATTCATCCATATAAAGCAATAGAGAACAAGTATCGCGACTATTCCATTGAGGACATCATTCGGCTCCGCTGGATCATATCGCTAAGAGAATTGGGCTTATCCGTATCTGCAATACAGGATGCTCTAAACGTGATCAATGAGCCGGACGCTTTTATTCGAAGTGTGGATGGCGCTCGAGCATTGCTGTATGAGCAATGGATCACAGCAACAAAAGCGCTGCAAGCGCTTGATGAAACGATTTCGGCATGGCACAGAAAAGGAGCAGCTGAATTGACACAAGCAGAGCTGGCCGCTGAAGAAATTAAACAAAACCGGCTATCGCGAGCCTCTTGGAGCGATCAATGGAATTACGATGAGATAGCGATTCAGCACGGATACAAAGCACCTATCATTACACTTAGCGGTATTCTATCGGAGGAGCAATACAATATGGCACTGCTGCGAACCGTTGAATGGCTTGATCCGCGGTTTGATGAGCTTGGCTTAGAAATAGGAGCAGGTAGCGGCAATCTCTCCAGCATGCTAGCTGCGGCCGGTACGAAGCTTACCGTTGTCGAGCAATCGACTGAAATGCTCTCGATCATAAGAGAAAGGCTCCCTGCCATTGATGCAAAACAAGGCAATTTGCTCGCACTGCCTCTCGCACCATCCAGTTATTCTTTTATAGGCTGCAGCTTTGCTATGCATCACTTGAATCGTTCACAACAGCTTCTGGCACTAGAAGAAATGGACCGCGTTTTAATAAATGGGGGACGGCTTGTGATTACGGGGTTAATGGATGAGGACGTGGTTGACGATGATAAAATACTTTCTGAAGAGTTAGAAACAAAGCTTGTCATACCGCCTAACTGGCATCTTTCCTCTGTATCCGAACATCTGAACTGGTTCAACAAACGTGGATATTCCACTGTCATCAACCGGCTTACCCCTTATGTTGGATTACTCTACGCGATCAAACCTTAG
- a CDS encoding DnaD domain protein: MNNEIWKAYSHGMAAALQEGGVYVSAMLLRTYRQLELSDTEAMLLLQIMVYMEADMNDFPTPEQLAERMGLSVREVGQTLGRLMKEDFLTIDEYVDSSTGMQSERYNWTGWLLKAAALTAEQKRESRKAERQPVKQQAAPSSDLFSVFEQEFGRLLSPIECETISGWLDHDRYTDEIIRFALKEAVFAGKLSLRYIDRILIEWSRNRVTNADEARAHAQKFRGGRG, from the coding sequence GTGAACAACGAGATATGGAAAGCTTACTCGCATGGTATGGCTGCTGCGTTGCAGGAAGGCGGCGTTTATGTATCGGCGATGCTGCTGCGAACTTACCGTCAGCTGGAGTTGTCGGATACAGAAGCGATGCTGCTTCTGCAAATCATGGTCTATATGGAAGCGGACATGAATGATTTCCCGACGCCAGAGCAATTGGCTGAGCGGATGGGCCTGAGTGTTAGAGAAGTTGGACAAACCCTTGGCCGGCTGATGAAAGAAGATTTTCTTACAATTGACGAGTACGTTGACAGTTCTACGGGGATGCAGTCAGAGCGTTATAACTGGACAGGCTGGCTGCTTAAGGCAGCTGCGTTAACCGCGGAGCAGAAGCGTGAATCGCGAAAGGCAGAGCGTCAGCCAGTCAAGCAGCAAGCCGCGCCGTCATCGGACTTATTCAGTGTATTCGAGCAAGAGTTTGGACGCTTATTATCTCCTATAGAATGCGAGACGATTTCAGGTTGGCTTGATCATGATCGATATACAGACGAAATTATTCGTTTTGCTCTAAAAGAAGCCGTTTTTGCGGGCAAGCTTAGCTTGCGTTATATTGATCGGATACTTATCGAGTGGAGCCGCAATCGAGTAACGAATGCAGATGAGGCTCGCGCACATGCGCAAAAATTTCGTGGAGGAAGAGGCTAA
- a CDS encoding acetate kinase yields the protein MKVLVINAGSSSLKYQLYNMRDESVLASGRVERIGMDSSIVTHEPVDKPEVRKVSEILDHVAAVKQVINMLTNPEFGAIANLNEIEAVGHRIVHGGEAFSSSVLVTQEVKLEIRRLFDLAPLHNPAHMMGILAVETNLPDVPQAVVFDTAFHQSMPNTSYLYPIPTVLYRRHKVRRYGFHGTSHSYVSAHAAEYLQKPLESIKMITCHIGNGASCTAILNGKSFDTSMGMTPLEGLMMGTRSGDIDPAIVPFVMNKEELTLNEVNSMLNKHSGMLAISGISSDMREVTEAMLEGDKNAKLAFDMYAYRVRKYIGAYAAAMNGVDTIVFTAGVGENSVALRKAICEGISFLGIELDEERNSERRKDIREITTDSSRIKVLVVPTNEELLIARDTYNLVKQKDTSAQA from the coding sequence ATGAAAGTACTCGTAATTAATGCAGGAAGCTCCTCTTTAAAATATCAGCTTTACAACATGCGTGACGAATCAGTTCTGGCAAGCGGACGCGTGGAACGGATCGGAATGGATTCTTCGATTGTTACTCATGAACCAGTTGACAAGCCCGAGGTTCGTAAAGTTAGTGAAATATTGGATCATGTTGCTGCTGTTAAACAGGTTATCAATATGCTTACCAACCCGGAGTTCGGAGCGATCGCTAATCTGAACGAAATCGAAGCTGTTGGCCATCGTATCGTTCATGGCGGCGAGGCATTTAGCAGTTCAGTGCTTGTAACACAAGAGGTTAAGCTTGAGATTCGTCGATTGTTTGATTTGGCGCCGCTTCATAACCCAGCTCATATGATGGGTATTTTGGCGGTAGAAACAAATTTGCCTGATGTACCTCAAGCGGTAGTATTTGATACGGCATTCCATCAAAGCATGCCGAACACATCGTATTTATATCCAATTCCTACTGTGCTATACCGTCGTCACAAGGTTCGCAGATATGGTTTTCATGGAACGTCTCATTCCTATGTGAGCGCTCATGCAGCAGAGTATTTGCAAAAACCATTGGAATCAATCAAAATGATTACTTGCCACATTGGAAACGGTGCAAGCTGTACAGCCATTTTGAATGGCAAGTCCTTTGATACAAGTATGGGAATGACTCCACTTGAAGGTCTTATGATGGGTACCCGGAGTGGAGATATTGATCCAGCGATCGTGCCATTTGTTATGAATAAAGAGGAATTGACTTTAAATGAAGTTAATTCTATGCTGAACAAACATAGCGGTATGTTGGCGATTTCCGGTATTAGCAGCGATATGCGCGAGGTGACAGAGGCGATGCTTGAAGGCGACAAAAACGCAAAGCTTGCTTTTGACATGTATGCTTACCGAGTTAGAAAATATATTGGCGCATATGCCGCGGCGATGAACGGCGTAGATACGATTGTGTTCACTGCTGGAGTAGGTGAAAATTCTGTCGCTCTACGCAAAGCGATATGCGAGGGCATTTCATTCTTGGGTATTGAGCTAGATGAAGAGCGCAATTCAGAGCGTCGCAAAGATATTCGTGAGATTACGACGGACAGCTCACGTATTAAAGTTTTAGTTGTTCCTACGAATGAGGAGCTCCTCATTGCAAGAGACACGTATAACTTAGTTAAGCAAAAGGATACGTCTGCACAGGCGTAG
- a CDS encoding 3-hydroxyacyl-CoA dehydrogenase NAD-binding domain-containing protein — protein sequence MQRKLLLCFKKNSPHTKGANTLHIKTVGVVGVGTMGQGIAEMLASKGLDVIIIERSDDRLDYGKQMIEVSLDKQIEKWALTNSEKKLIMNRIEATTSYEKLADCELVIETITEDLELKKAVFEKIDQICGPNVILASNTSTLSLTELASFTKQPSRVIGMHFIYPVFKIDLVEIVRGLKTSEETFLRTKHFVEEVIHKKGVMVFESPGFVTTRLICLFINEALHVLEEGVASAEDIDSAMRIGYSFQHGPFEMCDRFGLDSVLAALERMFREYGELKYRPSIVLKKMVRAGHLGAKSGIGFFKYDTDGDRI from the coding sequence TTGCAGAGAAAACTTCTATTATGTTTTAAGAAGAATTCTCCCCACACTAAAGGAGCTAATACATTGCATATCAAAACGGTTGGAGTTGTAGGAGTAGGCACGATGGGTCAAGGGATCGCGGAAATGCTGGCCTCCAAAGGATTGGATGTTATCATTATCGAGCGTTCGGATGATCGCCTAGATTATGGTAAACAAATGATTGAAGTAAGCTTGGATAAACAAATCGAGAAGTGGGCGCTCACGAATTCCGAGAAGAAGCTGATTATGAATAGAATAGAGGCGACAACAAGCTACGAGAAGTTAGCGGATTGTGAGCTTGTTATTGAAACGATAACTGAAGATTTGGAATTGAAAAAAGCTGTATTTGAAAAGATTGATCAAATTTGCGGTCCAAATGTTATTTTAGCGAGCAATACATCTACTCTAAGCTTAACAGAGCTAGCTAGCTTTACGAAGCAGCCGAGCCGCGTAATCGGCATGCATTTTATTTATCCAGTATTCAAAATTGATCTGGTGGAAATTGTTCGCGGCCTTAAGACATCAGAGGAAACATTTTTGCGTACGAAACATTTTGTGGAAGAGGTTATTCACAAAAAAGGAGTTATGGTATTTGAATCTCCTGGTTTCGTAACTACACGACTCATTTGCTTATTTATAAACGAAGCCTTGCATGTACTCGAGGAAGGGGTCGCGTCGGCTGAGGATATTGACAGCGCAATGCGTATCGGCTACTCCTTCCAGCATGGACCTTTCGAGATGTGTGACCGTTTCGGTCTTGATTCCGTGTTGGCAGCTCTTGAGAGAATGTTCCGCGAGTATGGCGAGCTGAAATATCGTCCTTCGATCGTGCTGAAAAAAATGGTGCGCGCTGGACATCTCGGAGCCAAATCAGGAATCGGCTTCTTCAAATATGATACGGATGGGGATCGGATTTAA
- a CDS encoding AAA family ATPase translates to MMKYGKEIAIGLLPVIIAFFIYIGQNVVPIVLLGMLGFAVVYAARGRGKLTALSSQKRRSEEKMTPLTFEEIGGQERAKQELVEALDFLVHQEQIAKLGIRPLKGILLSGPPGTGKTLLAKAAAQYTDSIYLAASGSEFVEMYVGVGAGRIRDLFKEARTKANKAKKSSAVIFIDEIEVIGGKRDGGQQREYDQTLNQLLTEMDGIYANESPRILLIAATNRKEMLDSALLRPGRFDRHIGVELPDKKGRLHILNIHAKNKPIRPGVNLERIASESFGFSGAQLESVMNEAAIYAMRESSETIAEQHLSMAIDKVMMGEKTDREASKEERERIALHELGHAIMAELMRPGSVSQVALSPRGQALGYVRHNPQQDQYLYTKQFLNGQIMIALGGAAAEEMFYGDRSTGSRGDFEQSMNIVKTLVESGLTDLGIIDSSMMTKDGWASINRTILDELMLQTKGLLESNREVFIKSLQTLLREETLSGDEFRKLFSSNTAA, encoded by the coding sequence ATGATGAAATATGGTAAAGAAATTGCTATAGGCTTACTTCCTGTAATTATTGCTTTTTTTATATATATTGGACAAAATGTTGTTCCCATCGTATTGCTGGGCATGTTAGGCTTTGCCGTAGTTTATGCAGCACGAGGTAGAGGCAAGCTGACCGCTTTGTCTAGCCAGAAGCGGCGTTCTGAAGAGAAAATGACACCACTCACCTTTGAGGAAATTGGAGGTCAGGAGCGTGCCAAGCAGGAGCTTGTAGAGGCACTTGATTTTCTCGTTCATCAAGAACAAATTGCTAAGCTTGGCATTCGGCCGCTAAAAGGCATCTTGCTGTCAGGCCCGCCAGGAACAGGAAAGACGCTGCTTGCTAAGGCAGCTGCTCAATATACAGATTCGATTTATTTGGCTGCATCCGGCAGTGAGTTTGTTGAAATGTATGTGGGTGTAGGCGCAGGACGTATTCGCGACCTATTCAAAGAGGCGCGTACAAAAGCGAATAAAGCGAAAAAAAGCAGCGCTGTTATTTTTATTGATGAGATTGAAGTCATTGGCGGCAAAAGAGATGGGGGTCAGCAGCGCGAGTATGATCAAACCTTGAATCAGCTTTTAACCGAGATGGATGGTATTTATGCAAATGAATCACCGCGTATTTTGTTAATTGCAGCTACTAACCGTAAGGAAATGCTCGATAGCGCATTGCTCCGTCCAGGCCGATTTGACAGGCACATCGGTGTTGAGCTTCCTGATAAAAAGGGCAGATTGCATATTTTGAACATCCATGCGAAAAATAAACCTATCCGCCCAGGAGTGAACTTAGAACGTATTGCAAGTGAATCTTTTGGTTTCTCCGGTGCGCAGCTGGAGAGCGTCATGAATGAAGCGGCGATTTATGCGATGCGTGAGAGCAGTGAAACCATCGCTGAACAACATTTATCGATGGCTATTGATAAGGTTATGATGGGTGAAAAAACGGATCGTGAGGCATCAAAAGAAGAGCGTGAACGGATTGCGCTTCATGAGCTTGGACATGCAATTATGGCTGAACTGATGCGTCCAGGCAGCGTGTCACAGGTTGCATTGTCTCCGCGCGGTCAAGCGTTAGGTTATGTTCGTCACAATCCGCAGCAGGATCAATATTTGTACACAAAACAGTTCCTTAACGGTCAAATTATGATTGCGCTAGGCGGAGCTGCTGCTGAAGAAATGTTCTATGGTGATCGGAGCACTGGATCAAGAGGTGACTTCGAACAATCGATGAATATAGTCAAAACATTAGTGGAATCGGGATTGACTGATCTTGGCATTATTGATTCTTCGATGATGACAAAAGATGGATGGGCAAGCATCAATCGAACCATTTTGGATGAGCTGATGCTGCAAACAAAAGGTCTGCTTGAGTCGAATAGAGAAGTGTTTATCAAGTCTCTTCAGACGCTTCTGCGTGAGGAAACATTGAGCGGAGATGAGTTTAGAAAGCTCTTTTCTTCCAATACAGCAGCATGA